The Sulfurospirillum halorespirans DSM 13726 genome has a window encoding:
- the cysK gene encoding cysteine synthase A has translation MYAQNVTELIGNTPLVKLNHLSNASNALILGKCEFLNPSHSVKDRIGFNMIKTALEKGLIDHSSIIIEPTSGNTGIGLAMVCASLGLKLILTMPSSMSLERRKLLAALGAELVLTEPTLGMRGAVEKATELSKETPNSFVPQQFANESNPAIHYATTAEEIWKDTDGKIDIFVAAVGTGGTITGTGKRLKELNPNIKIIAVEPDTSPVLSGGAPGPHKIQGIGAGFVPAVLDTKIYDEVIQVSYENAIETSRNLAKQEGLLVGISAGANVYVASAIAQQAENKGKTIVTILCDTGERYLSAGLYEYKES, from the coding sequence ATGTATGCACAAAACGTAACAGAACTTATTGGAAACACACCCCTTGTTAAACTTAACCATTTATCCAATGCGTCAAACGCGTTGATTCTTGGGAAATGCGAATTTCTTAACCCTTCACACTCCGTTAAAGATCGTATTGGTTTTAACATGATTAAAACCGCTTTAGAAAAAGGCTTAATTGACCACAGCTCAATCATTATCGAACCAACCAGCGGCAATACAGGCATTGGTCTGGCGATGGTATGTGCAAGTCTTGGATTAAAACTCATTCTTACCATGCCAAGTTCCATGAGCTTAGAGCGTCGCAAACTTTTGGCGGCACTTGGAGCAGAACTCGTGTTAACAGAGCCAACACTGGGTATGAGAGGTGCGGTAGAAAAAGCGACGGAACTTTCCAAAGAGACACCTAACTCTTTTGTACCACAACAATTCGCCAATGAGTCCAATCCAGCGATTCACTACGCCACCACAGCCGAAGAAATTTGGAAAGATACCGATGGGAAAATAGACATTTTTGTGGCTGCGGTAGGAACGGGTGGAACGATTACAGGCACAGGAAAAAGACTCAAAGAGCTTAATCCTAATATTAAAATTATCGCCGTTGAGCCAGACACATCGCCTGTTCTTTCAGGTGGAGCACCAGGACCGCACAAAATTCAAGGTATCGGTGCAGGGTTTGTACCCGCTGTACTTGATACAAAAATCTACGATGAAGTGATTCAAGTCAGTTATGAAAATGCCATTGAAACATCACGTAATCTTGCCAAACAAGAAGGTTTATTGGTAGGAATTTCTGCAGGTGCCAATGTCTATGTAGCCTCAGCTATTGCACAACAAGCGGAAAACAAAGGTAAAACAATTGTGACTATTTTATGTGACACGGGTGAGCGTTACTTAAGCGCTGGTCTGTATGAATACAAAGAGTCGTGA
- a CDS encoding DUF2018 family protein: MLYEDEDDFFMGSPRSKFFDILFNANKELVKTKLLEIVDRYSAMEILLEKQVGVDALEGMIRTVLMDEMDAVVEHNNDLFISSVGEILTQNE, encoded by the coding sequence ATGTTGTACGAAGACGAAGATGACTTTTTTATGGGAAGTCCTAGAAGTAAATTTTTTGATATTCTCTTTAATGCCAACAAAGAATTGGTGAAGACAAAGCTTTTAGAGATCGTGGATCGTTACAGCGCTATGGAAATTTTGCTTGAAAAGCAGGTCGGTGTTGATGCCCTTGAGGGGATGATCCGTACGGTTTTAATGGATGAAATGGACGCGGTGGTTGAACACAATAACGATCTGTTTATTAGCAGTGTTGGGGAAATTTTAACCCAAAATGAATAA
- a CDS encoding O-acetylhomoserine aminocarboxypropyltransferase/cysteine synthase family protein, protein MNQETLALHYGYDKQQFGTMSVPIYQTTAYDFGSAETAANRFALKELGPIYTRLNNPTTDVLEARIAAVENGEAAIATASGQAAIFFAIANLAEAGDNILVAKKIYGGATTLLTHTIKRFGITAKVFESDHADDLEALIDYKTKAIFFETLSNPQIAIPNIEKIVSIAQKYNIITVADNTVATPILFQPLNHGIDVSVHSASKYISGQGSAMGGLVVEAKGLNAKLIGNPRYPQFNEPDESYHGLIYATLPFPIFSLRIRLSLIRDIGATIAPFNSWLLIQGLETLSLRVKEHSRNAHKVASFLNSHPKVKKVSYPGLESDPLHVRAKHYFTDAQTSGLLSFEVEDFEFAKHILNSTKIFSVVVNIGDSKSIITHPASTTHQQLSTEELEKSGVKAGLIRLSIGLENADDLISDLKIALG, encoded by the coding sequence ATGAATCAAGAAACACTTGCTCTGCATTATGGCTATGACAAACAGCAATTTGGCACTATGTCCGTTCCTATCTACCAAACCACCGCCTATGATTTTGGAAGTGCCGAGACTGCAGCAAACCGTTTTGCACTCAAAGAACTTGGACCCATCTATACACGTCTAAACAATCCAACAACCGATGTTCTTGAAGCTAGAATTGCAGCGGTTGAAAATGGTGAAGCGGCTATTGCAACAGCAAGCGGTCAAGCTGCGATCTTTTTTGCGATTGCCAATCTTGCAGAAGCTGGCGATAACATCCTTGTTGCGAAGAAAATTTACGGTGGAGCAACCACGCTTTTAACCCATACCATTAAACGTTTTGGCATTACCGCAAAAGTCTTTGAGAGCGACCATGCCGATGATTTGGAAGCATTGATTGATTATAAAACCAAAGCGATTTTCTTTGAAACGCTTTCAAATCCTCAAATTGCGATCCCCAATATTGAAAAAATTGTCTCAATCGCTCAAAAATACAACATTATTACCGTTGCGGACAACACCGTAGCAACACCAATTCTGTTTCAACCGCTGAATCATGGCATTGATGTGAGTGTTCACAGCGCAAGCAAATACATCTCCGGTCAAGGCAGTGCGATGGGTGGTTTGGTTGTGGAAGCCAAAGGGCTCAATGCAAAGCTCATTGGCAACCCACGTTATCCACAATTTAATGAGCCCGATGAGAGTTACCATGGATTAATTTACGCGACCTTACCATTCCCGATCTTTTCACTAAGGATTCGTCTTTCACTCATTCGTGACATCGGAGCGACTATTGCGCCCTTTAACTCGTGGTTACTCATTCAAGGTCTTGAGACGTTATCGCTTCGTGTAAAAGAGCATTCACGCAATGCGCATAAAGTAGCATCATTTCTAAATTCTCATCCAAAAGTGAAAAAAGTCTCGTATCCAGGATTGGAGAGTGACCCTTTACATGTAAGAGCAAAACATTACTTTACCGACGCTCAAACATCAGGACTTTTAAGCTTTGAAGTGGAAGATTTTGAATTTGCAAAACATATTTTAAACAGCACTAAAATTTTCTCCGTTGTGGTCAACATTGGTGATTCAAAATCCATCATTACGCATCCAGCGAGCACCACGCATCAACAGCTTTCAACAGAGGAATTAGAAAAATCAGGCGTTAAAGCAGGACTCATTCGCCTTAGCATTGGACTTGAAAATGCAGATGATCTTATCTCGGATCTCAAAATTGCACTCGGTTAA
- a CDS encoding Rrf2 family transcriptional regulator, translating into MSLLSTKGMYGLSAMYQLFLAKSTKPLQIKEISARAEIPQNYLEQLLILLRQAGLVNSVRGAYGGYLLAQNAEDILIKDILIALEGNLVVTDVDVKDPVLRMFYEESNHKIQEIFNVPLSEFEVYSQRLSTQLNYSI; encoded by the coding sequence ATGTCACTACTTTCAACCAAAGGCATGTATGGCTTAAGTGCCATGTACCAGCTTTTTTTAGCAAAAAGCACCAAACCGTTACAAATCAAGGAGATTTCAGCACGCGCTGAAATTCCCCAAAACTATTTAGAACAGCTTTTGATTCTGCTACGTCAAGCAGGGCTTGTCAACAGTGTCAGAGGCGCTTATGGAGGCTATTTATTAGCTCAGAATGCAGAAGATATTTTGATCAAAGATATTCTTATTGCGTTAGAAGGCAATCTTGTTGTCACTGATGTGGACGTGAAAGACCCTGTACTTCGAATGTTTTACGAAGAGAGCAATCATAAAATCCAAGAGATTTTTAACGTGCCTTTATCCGAATTTGAAGTCTATTCACAACGTCTTAGTACCCAACTAAACTATAGCATCTAA